From Carassius gibelio isolate Cgi1373 ecotype wild population from Czech Republic chromosome B23, carGib1.2-hapl.c, whole genome shotgun sequence, the proteins below share one genomic window:
- the psmb11b gene encoding proteasome subunit beta type-11b, producing MALQDVCGLHNPPLFPQWTAPLSRSFMPEDSTHLSGGGIHGEAFSTRLPGRGGLSPLEFYMPIAEYLTESPINFGQTSLSSAPTKLLEIDHLHPSLPSISLPPPTPCPISPSVPLPFTLSHGTTTLGFAFQGGVIAAADTRSSCSGLVACPASPKVLPIHSHLVGTTSGTSADCALWKRILARELRLYQLRHHRRLSTGGAAKLLSHMLHPFKGTELCVAATLCGWDGDDEKHEQPFTEKHLNTPTNQMTASNSTSQSETSVPSAPLCGNTPTNQMTASVSSSQSAASVASAPQPLIAATAQQVIRSRSRICGPRVIYVCSDGLRLQGELFSVGSGSPYAYSILDSSVYWGMSVQEATAVAREAVFRATYRDAYSGNNVDLYHVTAKGWRRRERENLKEEYYRERERERERLAERNAEKKAILRSDDGEIV from the coding sequence ATGGCTTTGCAGGATGTATGCGGCTTGCACAACCCCCCTCTGTTTCCTCAATGGACTGCTCCACTCTCACGGTCCTTTATGCCGGAAGATTCCACTCATCTGTCCGGAGGGGGGATTCACGGAGAAGCTTTTTCTACAAGGCTGCCTGGGAGGGGCGGCTTGAGTCCTCTGGAGTTTTACATGCCGATAGCTGAATACCTCACAGAGAGCCCAATAAACTTTGGTCAAACTAGCCTCAGTTCAGCGCCAACGAAGTTACTGGAAATAGACCATCTTCACCCCTCACTGCCGTCCATCTCTCTTCCTCCACCCACACCTTGCCCCATCTCTCCCTCCGTCCCGTTACCGTTCACTCTCTCTCACGGCACCACAACTCTCGGCTTCGCGTTCCAGGGAGGAGTGATCGCCGCAGCCGACACGCGCTCCAGCTGCTCGGGGCTGGTGGCCTGTCCCGCGTCCCCGAAGGTCTTACCCATCCACTCCCACCTGGTGGGCACCACCTCGGGGACATCGGCTGACTGCGCGCTTTGGAAGCGCATCCTGGCTCGGGAGCTCAGACTGTACCAGCTTCGACACCACCGCAGGCTGTCAACAGGGGGCGCCGCCAAACTGCTGTCCCACATGCTGCATCCATTCAAAGGCACGGAGCTGTGCGTTGCAGCCACACTGTGTGGATGGGATGGGGACGACGAAAAACACGAGCAACCGTTTACTGAGAAACATTTAAATACTCCAACCAATCAAATGACAGCCAGCAAttcaaccagccaatcagaaacaaGTGTTCCCTCAGCGCCTCTATGTGGAAATACTCCAACCAATCAAATGACAGCCAGCGTTTCAAGCAGCCAATCAGCTGCAAGTGTTGCCTCAGCGCCTCAACCATTGATAGCTGCTACTGCTCAACAAGTCATCAGAAGTCGTTCGAGAATATGCGGTCCGCGGGTTATTTATGTGTGCAGTGACGGGCTGCGCCTGCAGGGGGAGCTGTTCTCTGTGGGCTCGGGGTCCCCCTATGCGTACTCAATCCTGGACAGCAGTGTTTACTGGGGAATGAGCGTCCAGGAGGCCACGGCTGTCGCCAGGGAGGCCGTGTTCCGTGCCACCTACAGAGACGCGTACTCTGGCAATAATGTGGATCTCTACCACGTGACCGCCAAAGGGTGGAGGCGCAGAGAGAGGGAAAACCTGAAAGAGGAGTAttacagggagagagagagggagagagaaaggctGGCGGAGAGGAATGCTGAAAAGAAAGCAATTTTGAGGTCAGATGATGGAGAAATAGTTTGA